From Pontibacter actiniarum, a single genomic window includes:
- a CDS encoding voltage-gated chloride channel family protein encodes MKNNTPSPFKSNLKHLLRRALSASEQATAVLYLLKWLLICVLVGVLAGSASAFFLVSLGWVTAYREAHTWIIAFLPLGGLAIGLLYHYYGGRANGGNNLLLEEIHRPRKVVPFKMAPLVFAGTLVTHLFGGSAGREGTAVQMGGTVADQFSYLFRLRPRDRKLLLIAGISAGFSSLFGTPLAGAVFGLEVFVLGRIRYEALLPSFLAAVVANYTCLAWGVGHTHYSIPFVPPLTASGIGYTLAAGAVFGLAGMAFAKTTSFFTKQFKQQVAFAPYRPLVGGAVVAATVWLMGTTKYIGLGLPTIINAFEQPLPWYDSAVKLVLTAFTLGAGFKGGEVTPLFYTGATLGNALSGAIPLPVALLAGMGFVAVFSGATNTPLTCTIMAIELFGAGSAEYMALACVTAYLFSGHSGIYGSQIIGSPKHMFYGRLKGKTLTAARDAQAKKTR; translated from the coding sequence ATGAAAAACAACACACCGTCTCCCTTCAAATCAAACCTGAAGCACTTGCTGCGCCGCGCACTCTCTGCCAGCGAACAAGCCACAGCTGTTCTTTACCTCCTAAAATGGCTGCTCATCTGCGTGCTCGTGGGTGTGCTGGCAGGTTCCGCCTCTGCATTTTTTCTCGTTTCCCTGGGCTGGGTAACTGCCTACCGCGAGGCCCACACCTGGATTATCGCATTCCTGCCTTTGGGCGGGCTGGCCATAGGCTTGCTGTACCACTACTACGGTGGGCGGGCCAACGGGGGCAATAACCTGCTGCTGGAGGAGATTCACCGGCCCCGAAAGGTGGTGCCGTTTAAGATGGCGCCCCTGGTTTTCGCGGGCACGCTGGTGACGCACCTTTTCGGAGGATCTGCCGGGCGTGAGGGCACCGCTGTGCAAATGGGCGGCACTGTGGCCGACCAGTTCAGCTATCTTTTCCGCCTGCGCCCCCGCGACCGGAAACTGCTGCTCATCGCCGGCATCAGCGCGGGTTTCTCCTCGCTCTTTGGCACGCCCCTGGCCGGTGCCGTTTTCGGCCTGGAAGTGTTCGTGCTGGGGCGGATTCGGTATGAAGCGCTGCTGCCCAGTTTTTTAGCAGCCGTTGTGGCCAATTATACCTGCCTGGCCTGGGGCGTAGGGCACACGCACTACAGTATTCCTTTTGTACCTCCGCTAACAGCCTCTGGCATTGGCTATACCCTGGCAGCCGGGGCTGTTTTTGGCCTGGCGGGCATGGCTTTCGCCAAAACGACCTCCTTTTTCACCAAGCAGTTTAAGCAGCAGGTGGCGTTTGCTCCGTATCGCCCGCTTGTTGGCGGGGCTGTGGTGGCAGCCACCGTGTGGCTGATGGGTACAACTAAGTATATTGGCCTGGGCCTGCCTACCATCATAAACGCGTTTGAGCAGCCCTTGCCTTGGTACGACAGCGCCGTAAAACTCGTACTCACCGCGTTTACCCTGGGGGCTGGCTTTAAAGGGGGAGAGGTAACGCCGCTCTTTTACACCGGGGCGACACTCGGCAATGCACTCTCCGGAGCCATTCCGCTGCCGGTGGCGCTGTTGGCGGGTATGGGCTTTGTGGCCGTGTTCTCAGGGGCCACCAACACACCGCTTACCTGCACCATTATGGCGATCGAACTCTTTGGGGCAGGCAGCGCGGAGTACATGGCGCTGGCATGCGTCACTGCCTACCTTTTCTCCGGGCACTCCGGCATCTACGGCTCCCAGATCATCGGTTCTCCCAAACACATGTTCTACGGGCGCCTTAAAGGAAAAACACTCACCGCAGCCAGAGACGCACAGGCAAAAAAAACGCGATAA
- a CDS encoding universal stress protein, with amino-acid sequence MNTLNRLMVGLDLTPMDATLIPYAAFLCAELKVEKVYFIHVEKSLELPTELLQGLERTDVPADEGIHNMIMSKVGPAFRDVPTEVEVLIEEGTPLKELLHWSKVKQVDLMLVGRKLRLRGSGVLAQKILRTGRVGVLFVPETFEPRLRQIVVSVDFSKYSEMALDRVLHSALAKPDIHVVCLHVYQVPTGYRTLGMTYESFDERMRGFAQEKYNNLLSRFPELQERAELKLVRQDDEADIGELVVLEAKRSRADLLVIGAKGMSAAALFVIGSVTEKILRYDMDIPLMVFKNKDEQIGFLDALLNP; translated from the coding sequence ATGAACACGCTTAACCGACTAATGGTAGGGCTCGACCTAACGCCCATGGACGCCACCCTCATCCCTTATGCCGCCTTTCTGTGTGCCGAGTTGAAGGTAGAAAAGGTATACTTCATTCACGTTGAAAAGAGCCTGGAGCTCCCTACGGAGTTACTGCAGGGCCTGGAGCGAACAGACGTGCCTGCCGATGAGGGAATTCACAACATGATTATGTCGAAGGTGGGGCCGGCCTTCAGAGACGTGCCGACAGAGGTAGAGGTGCTGATAGAGGAGGGAACGCCCCTGAAGGAGCTGCTGCACTGGTCGAAGGTAAAGCAGGTAGACCTGATGCTGGTAGGCCGCAAACTGCGCCTGCGCGGCAGCGGTGTGCTTGCCCAGAAGATACTGCGCACCGGCAGGGTGGGCGTCCTGTTTGTGCCCGAGACTTTTGAGCCGCGGCTGCGCCAGATTGTCGTAAGCGTGGATTTCTCCAAGTATAGTGAGATGGCGCTGGACCGCGTGCTGCACTCGGCCCTCGCCAAGCCGGACATCCATGTGGTTTGCCTGCATGTGTACCAGGTTCCCACCGGCTACCGCACCCTTGGCATGACCTACGAGTCTTTTGATGAACGCATGCGGGGTTTTGCACAGGAGAAGTATAATAACCTGCTTTCGCGCTTCCCGGAGCTGCAGGAGCGGGCGGAGCTAAAACTGGTGCGCCAAGACGACGAGGCAGACATAGGGGAACTGGTTGTGCTGGAGGCAAAGCGAAGCCGGGCAGACCTGCTCGTGATAGGGGCAAAGGGGATGTCCGCGGCGGCGCTGTTCGTAATCGGCAGCGTTACCGAAAAGATCCTGCGCTACGACATGGACATCCCGCTCATGGTGTTTAAGAACAAAGACGAGCAGATTGGCTTCCTGGATGCACTACTAAACCCTTAG
- a CDS encoding aspartyl protease family protein: MRKAGFLTLLWLCITLLPQGLQAQEQPLYETDTVYFTANRKKISIPFQLVHNLIIIPVQINNSQPLNFILDSGVRNTIVTKLYYSDSLDLKEADIITLQGLGNGYSIDAYYSTGNNMFLPGIRGDNHTVYVLLEDVFDLSTRMGMPVHGIIGYDIFKNFIVKVNYNRKLLTLYRPDYNIKKKRRAEEYPLLIEGTKPYLFGTVEQHNGDTLGVKLIVDTGASHSLSLYLPTHKQLSLPPKVVEAYLGRGLSGDIHGKIGRLKAFKLGRHELQNLTTSYPDEEGIRLALNVADRNGNLGSDILKRFTVIFDYPHKRMMLLPNHRYKEPFSYNMAGFEVSTPLPGTNFYIVSNVVDNSAAKRVGVKSGDQLLSINGRDCRELPLQELLELLESRPGRKLRLRLKRSQEVIRVDFVLQSRI, translated from the coding sequence ATGAGAAAAGCTGGTTTTTTAACACTGCTTTGGCTTTGTATCACACTGCTTCCGCAGGGCCTGCAGGCGCAAGAGCAGCCGCTGTATGAAACAGACACGGTTTATTTCACTGCCAACCGTAAAAAGATATCCATTCCCTTTCAGCTGGTACACAACCTCATCATCATTCCCGTTCAAATCAACAACTCTCAGCCCCTCAATTTTATACTTGATTCCGGTGTACGAAACACGATTGTCACCAAATTGTATTATTCAGACTCACTGGACCTGAAAGAGGCAGACATTATCACGCTGCAGGGCTTGGGAAACGGCTACTCCATAGATGCCTACTACAGCACAGGTAACAACATGTTTTTGCCCGGCATACGGGGCGACAACCACACCGTTTATGTGCTGCTGGAAGATGTTTTCGATCTTTCTACCCGCATGGGCATGCCCGTGCACGGGATAATCGGCTACGACATTTTCAAGAACTTCATCGTTAAGGTAAACTATAACCGTAAGCTACTAACACTTTACAGGCCTGACTACAACATTAAAAAGAAAAGAAGGGCAGAAGAGTACCCTTTGCTTATTGAGGGGACCAAGCCATACTTGTTTGGCACCGTGGAGCAGCACAACGGGGACACCCTCGGCGTTAAGCTGATTGTAGACACGGGAGCCAGCCACTCACTGTCGCTGTACCTGCCCACGCACAAACAGCTCTCGCTCCCGCCCAAGGTCGTGGAGGCTTACCTGGGGCGCGGCCTCAGCGGAGACATACACGGGAAAATAGGACGTTTAAAAGCATTTAAGCTGGGCAGGCACGAACTGCAGAACCTGACTACCTCTTACCCCGACGAGGAGGGTATTCGGCTGGCCCTCAACGTTGCAGACCGCAACGGGAACCTCGGCTCCGATATACTAAAGCGGTTCACAGTGATTTTTGACTACCCGCACAAGCGCATGATGCTCCTCCCGAACCACCGCTACAAGGAACCCTTCAGCTATAACATGGCTGGGTTTGAAGTTAGCACGCCCCTGCCAGGCACTAATTTCTATATCGTATCCAACGTGGTCGACAATTCTGCGGCGAAGCGGGTGGGGGTGAAGTCCGGCGACCAGCTCCTGTCCATCAACGGCCGCGACTGCAGAGAGCTGCCGCTTCAGGAACTACTGGAACTGCTGGAAAGCAGGCCCGGCCGCAAGCTGCGCCTGCGCCTGAAACGCTCCCAGGAAGTCATACGGGTAGACTTTGTACTGCAAAGCCGCATCTAA
- a CDS encoding alanine racemase codes for MAVLKLYQEKLLHNYNHLDRVFKAHDIDWGIVTKLLCGHELFLKEVLALGVKEVHDSRVSNLKTIKKMDPEVQTVYIKPAPKQSIPDIIQYADVSFQTELEIIRLLSEEAMRQNKQHKIIIMIEMGDLREGVMGDELVGFYESVFELPGISVIGLGANFNCLHGVMPTQDKLIQLSLYKQIIEAKFNHTIPWVSGGTSVTIPLLFNHQLPAGINHFRIGEALFFGLNLFTNETFEGMHDDVFELFTEIIELTEKPMIPSGILAENPSGESFEIDESLYGKTSHRAILDVGLLDINPKFLISKDEDITVIGASSDMLIVELGENKHNYKVGDVLRFNLRYMGALSVLNSRYIGKEVVR; via the coding sequence ATGGCCGTCCTAAAGCTGTACCAAGAGAAGCTACTACACAATTACAACCACCTCGACAGGGTGTTTAAAGCGCATGACATCGACTGGGGCATCGTAACGAAGCTGCTGTGCGGCCATGAGCTTTTCCTGAAAGAGGTGCTGGCCCTGGGGGTGAAGGAGGTGCATGACTCTCGCGTATCCAACCTGAAGACCATCAAGAAAATGGACCCGGAAGTGCAGACCGTGTATATAAAGCCAGCTCCCAAACAAAGCATACCCGACATTATACAGTATGCAGACGTGAGCTTTCAGACAGAGCTGGAAATTATCCGGCTGCTGTCGGAAGAGGCGATGCGGCAAAACAAGCAGCACAAGATCATCATCATGATTGAGATGGGCGATTTGCGTGAGGGCGTGATGGGAGATGAACTGGTGGGCTTTTACGAGAGCGTGTTTGAGCTGCCCGGCATCTCTGTGATTGGGCTGGGTGCTAACTTTAACTGCCTGCACGGCGTTATGCCCACGCAGGACAAGCTCATCCAGCTAAGCCTGTACAAGCAGATCATCGAGGCCAAGTTCAACCACACGATTCCCTGGGTGTCAGGGGGCACATCGGTAACCATCCCCCTGCTGTTTAACCACCAGCTCCCGGCGGGTATAAACCACTTCCGCATTGGGGAGGCGCTGTTCTTCGGGCTAAACCTCTTTACCAACGAGACCTTCGAAGGCATGCACGATGACGTGTTTGAGCTCTTCACCGAAATTATCGAGCTGACCGAGAAGCCCATGATCCCGAGCGGAATACTGGCAGAGAACCCGAGCGGCGAGAGCTTTGAGATTGACGAAAGCCTTTACGGCAAAACCTCGCACCGGGCAATCCTGGACGTGGGCCTGCTAGACATCAACCCTAAGTTCCTTATCTCCAAGGACGAGGACATCACTGTGATCGGCGCCAGCTCAGACATGCTGATCGTGGAGCTGGGGGAGAACAAGCATAACTATAAAGTAGGCGATGTGCTGCGGTTTAACCTCCGCTATATGGGCGCGCTGAGCGTTCTGAACTCCCGCTACATAGGCAAAGAAGTTGTGCGGTAG
- a CDS encoding carbonic anhydrase, whose protein sequence is MHYHQYHELLENNERWIEEKLATSPDYFQKLAEGQRPPYLFIGCSDSRMPLNSFTKTEPGELFIHRNVANQVSLTDMNLLAVLEYAVESLQVQHIVICGHYCCGGVEAAYKGTATGVVENWITPIRDLYLTNKTAIDALPEAERLNRLAELNVVEQVKNICKTSVMHRAFQAGSAPQVHGWVLDIAHGRIKDLQLPMDSWKQLGIVP, encoded by the coding sequence ATGCATTACCACCAATACCACGAGCTGCTGGAGAACAACGAGCGCTGGATTGAGGAAAAATTAGCCACCTCGCCAGACTATTTCCAGAAGCTGGCCGAAGGGCAGCGCCCTCCCTACCTGTTTATTGGCTGCTCCGATAGCCGGATGCCGCTCAACAGTTTCACCAAAACAGAGCCAGGTGAACTGTTTATCCACCGCAACGTGGCCAACCAGGTGTCTCTCACGGACATGAACCTGCTGGCAGTGCTGGAGTATGCCGTGGAGAGCCTGCAGGTGCAGCATATTGTTATCTGCGGCCACTACTGCTGCGGCGGTGTAGAGGCTGCCTACAAAGGCACGGCAACGGGTGTGGTAGAGAACTGGATCACGCCCATCAGAGACCTGTACCTTACCAATAAGACTGCCATTGATGCCCTGCCTGAGGCTGAGCGCTTGAACCGGTTGGCAGAGCTGAACGTGGTGGAGCAGGTAAAGAACATCTGCAAAACCTCGGTGATGCACCGCGCCTTTCAGGCTGGCAGCGCGCCGCAGGTGCACGGCTGGGTGCTGGACATCGCCCACGGCCGCATTAAAGACCTGCAGTTGCCGATGGACAGCTGGAAGCAGCTGGGCATTGTGCCCTAG
- a CDS encoding GNAT family N-acetyltransferase: protein MAENNSVSYHTYTPGNNAALNRDQVLDFLFKHLDEYGDQRQDIEKCMNYALSEDAGKGGSVLEARENGQVVGALILNNTGMTGYIPENILVYVAVHGSTRGKGVGKKLVQMAIDSTEGSIALHVEPQNPARHLYEKLGFTNKYLEYRLTR, encoded by the coding sequence ATGGCAGAGAACAACAGCGTCAGCTACCACACCTATACACCCGGAAACAACGCAGCCCTAAACCGCGACCAGGTACTGGATTTCCTTTTTAAACACCTGGATGAGTATGGCGATCAGCGCCAGGACATTGAGAAGTGCATGAACTATGCTCTGTCAGAGGATGCAGGAAAGGGAGGATCTGTGCTGGAGGCGCGCGAGAACGGCCAGGTGGTAGGTGCCCTTATCCTCAACAACACCGGCATGACGGGCTACATCCCGGAAAACATCCTGGTGTACGTGGCGGTGCACGGCAGCACGCGCGGCAAGGGTGTCGGCAAAAAGCTGGTGCAAATGGCCATCGACAGTACCGAAGGCAGCATTGCCCTGCACGTGGAGCCGCAGAACCCGGCCCGCCACCTGTACGAGAAACTGGGCTTCACGAATAAGTATTTAGAGTATAGACTAACAAGATAA
- a CDS encoding sodium:solute symporter family protein, protein MHYIDLSIFVLYMLAMLGVGFYFLKKNEGAEDYYVGGRSMSSGHIGLSVVATDVGGGFSIGLGGLGFAMGLSGSWMLFTGLLGAWLAAVFLIPKVKDNPAFASFLTFPQLFGYYFNARVALLAGVISAIGYTGFTSSQILAGAKLASGTFVGLDLNTALLIMGVIAVVYTVMGGLKAVIYTDTVQWAVLMGGLVFIGVPVSFLAVGGMDTLDFSQILNPDYLAAQSSKSMEAIRATLPPEFLSLSNITWQQVVNWAITIIPIWFVGMTLYQRIYACRDTKTARRAWYIAGLFEWPIMAFMGVSLGILARVAAEQGMFDALGAGAVVDPETGLPMLLRSVLPVGLMGLMLSSYFSAILSTADSCLMASSGNIVTDVLSHFFSIDPDSPKTLRLSQLVTLLVGAFALWLATMMTNVLDLMLYSYAFMVSGLFVPIVGALFWERRSSLAAFWAMLVGGIVTVVLQVSTLGTPGPDADILLLSDKVQSFFPAEVKQTWLSMSEFEVRALVEHTLSANSIVHIPWLDLTFALPFNLDPNLFGLTASLVLYISLTLLYPDKTKKKTWQRTTASATTPIHPETTQP, encoded by the coding sequence ATGCACTACATCGATCTATCCATCTTCGTGCTCTACATGCTGGCGATGCTCGGAGTCGGATTTTACTTCCTGAAAAAGAACGAAGGTGCCGAAGACTATTATGTAGGCGGGCGCTCCATGAGCAGCGGACATATTGGCCTCTCCGTAGTAGCCACCGACGTAGGGGGCGGCTTTTCCATTGGCTTGGGAGGGCTGGGCTTTGCGATGGGGCTGTCCGGTTCCTGGATGCTCTTTACCGGCCTGTTAGGTGCATGGCTTGCCGCCGTTTTCCTCATCCCAAAGGTAAAGGACAATCCGGCCTTTGCCAGTTTCCTGACCTTTCCGCAGCTGTTCGGCTACTACTTTAATGCGCGGGTGGCCCTGCTGGCTGGCGTTATTTCGGCTATCGGCTACACTGGCTTTACCAGCTCCCAGATACTCGCTGGCGCCAAACTGGCCAGCGGCACCTTTGTGGGCCTCGACCTGAACACGGCGCTCCTGATTATGGGGGTGATAGCGGTGGTGTACACGGTAATGGGCGGTCTGAAAGCCGTTATCTATACCGATACAGTGCAGTGGGCCGTGCTGATGGGCGGCCTCGTGTTCATCGGCGTGCCCGTTTCTTTCCTGGCTGTGGGCGGCATGGACACGCTGGACTTCTCACAGATACTAAATCCGGATTACCTGGCGGCACAGTCTTCTAAAAGTATGGAGGCGATCCGCGCCACGCTACCGCCGGAGTTTCTCAGCCTCAGCAACATCACCTGGCAGCAGGTTGTAAACTGGGCCATCACCATCATCCCGATTTGGTTTGTGGGCATGACACTGTACCAGCGCATCTACGCTTGCCGCGACACAAAGACCGCCAGGCGCGCCTGGTATATTGCCGGCCTGTTTGAATGGCCGATTATGGCCTTTATGGGCGTGAGCCTGGGGATACTGGCACGGGTGGCCGCCGAGCAGGGTATGTTTGACGCGCTGGGTGCCGGTGCCGTGGTAGACCCTGAGACGGGCCTGCCGATGCTGTTGCGCTCGGTGTTGCCTGTCGGGCTGATGGGCCTGATGCTCTCGTCTTACTTCTCGGCCATACTTTCGACGGCCGACAGTTGCCTGATGGCTTCTTCGGGGAACATTGTCACAGATGTGCTGAGCCACTTTTTCAGCATTGACCCCGACTCGCCGAAGACACTGCGCCTGTCACAGCTTGTAACGCTGCTGGTAGGAGCCTTTGCCTTATGGCTGGCCACTATGATGACAAACGTGCTCGACCTGATGCTCTACTCCTACGCCTTTATGGTTTCGGGCCTTTTTGTGCCGATAGTGGGCGCGCTTTTCTGGGAGAGGCGCAGTAGCCTGGCCGCTTTCTGGGCGATGCTGGTAGGCGGCATCGTGACGGTTGTGCTGCAGGTGAGCACCCTTGGCACCCCGGGCCCGGACGCGGACATACTGCTGCTGAGCGACAAGGTTCAGTCCTTTTTCCCTGCGGAGGTGAAACAAACCTGGTTGAGCATGAGTGAGTTTGAGGTGCGTGCCCTGGTAGAGCATACACTTTCTGCCAATAGTATCGTACATATCCCCTGGCTGGACCTCACTTTTGCCCTGCCGTTTAACCTCGATCCAAACCTGTTCGGGCTAACCGCTTCCCTAGTGCTTTATATTTCGTTAACATTATTATACCCTGATAAAACTAAGAAGAAAACATGGCAGAGAACAACAGCGTCAGCTACCACACCTATACACCCGGAAACAACGCAGCCCTAA
- a CDS encoding N-acetyltransferase: MDQPAFVVTVANEQHLIHALQICNEMESSAKARGTGIAKRSPDYIAQKMLEGKAVIALHSDGTWAGFCYIETWGHGKYVANSGLIVSPELRKSGLARQIKQKIFELSRTKYPDAKIFGLTTALAVMRINSGLGYTPVTYSELTDDEEFWKGCRSCVNFEILQSKNRTNCLCTAMLYDPAKEKDFMALPVVEKKAAQKQSSVNERWLRHRQKPGFNAPEMSAAQV, encoded by the coding sequence ATGGATCAACCTGCATTCGTCGTAACAGTTGCCAACGAGCAACACCTAATCCATGCGCTGCAAATCTGCAACGAGATGGAGTCTTCGGCCAAGGCGCGCGGTACTGGTATCGCCAAACGCTCACCGGATTACATTGCCCAGAAGATGCTGGAGGGCAAGGCCGTTATTGCCCTGCACAGCGATGGCACCTGGGCCGGTTTCTGCTACATCGAAACCTGGGGGCATGGTAAGTACGTCGCCAACTCGGGCCTGATCGTTTCGCCGGAGCTGCGCAAGAGCGGCCTGGCGCGCCAGATAAAGCAGAAGATATTCGAACTGTCGCGCACCAAATACCCGGACGCCAAGATTTTCGGCCTGACCACAGCTTTGGCGGTGATGCGCATTAACTCTGGGCTGGGCTACACGCCGGTTACATACTCGGAGTTGACGGACGATGAGGAGTTCTGGAAAGGCTGCCGCAGCTGCGTTAACTTTGAGATCCTGCAAAGCAAGAACCGTACAAACTGCCTCTGCACCGCCATGCTCTACGACCCGGCCAAGGAGAAGGACTTTATGGCGCTGCCGGTAGTGGAAAAGAAGGCGGCGCAGAAGCAGAGCAGCGTGAACGAGCGCTGGCTGCG